Proteins from a single region of Halolamina sp. CBA1230:
- a CDS encoding ArdC-like ssDNA-binding domain-containing protein, whose product MATTSDSSVSFDETDTRDDEMNSTIDQWIDDLVAGVDDAQASEEFQEWLDVQSRFHDYSYRNTLLIKRQCPEASRVAGYRTWQEEFDRHVTEGESAIWIWAPIITKQCPECENSPSYHEDSDCDYDETSPEEWSEGLVGFKPAPVFDVSQTEGEPLPDLDTEATGDAGDLVEQLTDAADDLGVTVRIVPAEEWTHGDAKGICEQLSLVDVQPLVEVRDRENEADLARTLIHEYAHALLHFDVDDDTERAKREVEAEAVAYVVGRYCGLDTSGSAFYLAAWESDDPEVVRERLGRISSTAEELIDVLDS is encoded by the coding sequence CGACCTCGTCGCCGGCGTCGACGACGCGCAGGCTAGCGAGGAGTTCCAGGAGTGGCTCGACGTCCAGAGTCGCTTCCACGACTACTCCTACCGGAACACGCTCCTCATCAAGCGGCAGTGTCCCGAGGCGAGCCGGGTGGCGGGCTACCGGACGTGGCAGGAGGAGTTCGACCGCCACGTCACGGAGGGTGAGTCGGCCATCTGGATCTGGGCACCGATCATCACCAAGCAGTGCCCGGAATGCGAGAACTCGCCGAGCTATCACGAGGATAGCGACTGTGACTACGACGAGACGTCGCCCGAGGAGTGGTCCGAGGGCCTGGTCGGGTTCAAGCCCGCGCCGGTGTTCGATGTCTCCCAGACCGAGGGCGAGCCGCTTCCCGACCTGGACACAGAAGCAACCGGGGACGCCGGCGACCTCGTCGAACAGCTGACTGACGCCGCTGATGACCTCGGCGTGACGGTGCGGATCGTTCCAGCCGAGGAGTGGACCCACGGCGATGCGAAGGGCATCTGCGAGCAGCTGAGCCTCGTCGACGTTCAGCCGCTCGTCGAGGTGCGTGATCGGGAGAACGAGGCCGACCTCGCGCGGACGCTAATTCACGAGTACGCCCACGCTCTGCTCCACTTCGACGTCGACGACGACACCGAACGGGCGAAACGCGAGGTCGAGGCCGAAGCCGTCGCATATGTCGTCGGGCGGTACTGTGGGTTGGACACCAGCGGCTCGGCATTCTACCTCGCTGCGTGGGAGTCGGACGATCCCGAGGTCGTTCGCGAGCGGCTCGGACGGATCAGTTCTACAGCAGAAGAGCTCATCGACGTGCTAGATAGCTAA
- a CDS encoding sulfite exporter TauE/SafE family protein, with the protein MSEGYPSDWGSRRKEVYRRDDYTCQNCGALGGPHGDAELHAHHIVPKSKGGTHNTSNLKTLCKDCHDAIHGNSVAPTADASRPNEASSEAQLKFPLNESKFPYSVAAELSCGNQIANTYDLVNAIIEAIEELNELFETAQSLPSDERSNRLSRRIDETVNELDDQLQSLYSELNTFDEEISWSDSKSTVSRYDDFHQAAVELQVVVEEYRNTLENLSTGAKDEDLRGTLVDLKLLADDLDAALEEYSEASERLINRLYGEISSELDRIDSNTTSITPITPDSCPVCTGDTTVVRRSIEETNHSYSLLRCTECDTEWTIDLQDLTVSSGPEDLVGVSMAPTVWKRGANRGYSLPDDLDEFNRLSEIYEREKKRLLVVVAIGQVGILIGSYIFGSVILWIIGTILLVSAARGLFTWRLDRVLGGSSSFLSGLLK; encoded by the coding sequence ATGAGCGAGGGGTATCCCAGCGATTGGGGATCACGCCGCAAAGAGGTCTATCGCCGAGATGATTACACCTGTCAGAACTGCGGTGCACTAGGTGGTCCTCATGGTGATGCAGAGCTTCATGCCCATCATATTGTACCGAAGAGTAAGGGAGGAACCCATAACACCAGCAATCTAAAAACACTCTGTAAGGATTGTCACGATGCTATTCATGGGAATTCTGTAGCCCCGACAGCGGATGCCTCTCGACCCAACGAGGCCTCGTCTGAAGCACAGCTAAAATTCCCACTGAACGAGAGTAAATTCCCCTATTCTGTCGCCGCTGAACTCTCGTGTGGGAACCAGATAGCTAACACCTATGACTTAGTGAACGCGATTATTGAGGCCATCGAGGAATTGAACGAGCTATTTGAGACCGCTCAGTCACTTCCTTCAGACGAACGATCCAACCGGCTTTCACGTAGAATAGACGAAACGGTTAACGAACTTGATGACCAGCTTCAAAGCCTCTATTCTGAACTTAATACATTTGATGAAGAAATTTCGTGGAGCGACTCAAAGAGTACGGTCTCCAGATATGATGATTTCCACCAGGCTGCCGTAGAACTACAAGTAGTGGTTGAAGAGTATCGTAATACCCTTGAGAACCTATCGACTGGAGCAAAGGACGAGGATCTTCGTGGCACACTCGTAGACTTAAAACTACTCGCAGATGATCTCGATGCCGCACTTGAAGAATACTCAGAGGCCTCGGAGAGGCTGATTAACCGGCTCTATGGTGAGATCTCAAGTGAACTAGATCGAATTGACTCAAATACGACTTCTATAACACCGATTACTCCGGACAGCTGTCCGGTTTGTACTGGAGACACGACCGTCGTCCGGCGTTCTATTGAGGAAACTAACCATTCTTACTCGTTGCTGCGTTGTACGGAATGCGATACTGAGTGGACCATAGATCTGCAAGATCTCACCGTCTCTAGTGGTCCGGAAGATTTGGTGGGCGTATCAATGGCCCCGACTGTCTGGAAACGCGGGGCCAACAGGGGTTACTCCTTACCAGATGATTTGGACGAGTTCAACAGGCTCTCAGAAATATACGAACGAGAAAAGAAACGACTCCTTGTAGTCGTAGCAATTGGCCAAGTCGGTATCTTGATTGGTAGCTATATTTTCGGAAGCGTAATACTCTGGATTATTGGAACTATCCTACTTGTTTCGGCTGCACGTGGACTGTTTACCTGGCGGCTGGATCGGGTTCTTGGTGGCTCCTCATCCTTCCTGTCTGGTCTGCTGAAATAG
- a CDS encoding DUF6036 family nucleotidyltransferase codes for MRPTFGREYIENEFQRIADGLSAPLAVYLIGGGAMSLRDLKGATKDIDLVVPDGDAYGQLWAVLMDLGYAEVQSLDPDYRALGATSCVENDDGCRLDIFNQQVANKLVLTDGMQERSEPFLDTDRLTVRLVSNEDIFLFKAIAGRDDDIEDMNMLVQAGLDYDVVRAELEAQIERLGDDQFATFANEALVELEERYGVTTPIEARVQDLTNRYYRGLEVLQALDEPMTVDELAAELDLDTDEIRERIMYLAKFERIHQEEESVYLAE; via the coding sequence ATGAGACCAACATTCGGACGCGAGTACATCGAGAACGAATTCCAGCGGATCGCGGATGGCCTCTCAGCCCCGCTCGCGGTCTACCTGATCGGTGGTGGCGCGATGTCGCTGCGCGACCTCAAGGGGGCGACGAAAGACATCGACCTGGTCGTCCCGGATGGCGACGCGTACGGCCAGCTGTGGGCCGTCCTGATGGACCTCGGGTACGCGGAGGTCCAGTCGCTGGACCCAGATTACCGGGCGCTTGGGGCGACGAGCTGCGTCGAGAACGACGATGGATGTCGCCTTGACATCTTCAACCAGCAAGTCGCGAACAAGCTCGTGCTCACCGACGGGATGCAAGAGCGTAGCGAGCCGTTCCTCGACACGGATCGACTGACGGTCCGGCTGGTCAGCAACGAAGATATCTTCCTGTTCAAGGCGATCGCAGGCCGCGACGACGACATCGAGGATATGAATATGCTCGTGCAGGCCGGTCTCGATTACGACGTCGTCCGGGCTGAACTCGAAGCCCAGATCGAACGTCTGGGGGACGATCAGTTCGCCACGTTCGCGAACGAGGCGCTGGTCGAACTCGAGGAGCGGTACGGGGTGACCACGCCAATCGAGGCCCGCGTCCAGGACCTCACGAACAGGTACTACCGGGGGCTCGAAGTCCTTCAGGCACTCGATGAACCGATGACCGTCGACGAACTGGCCGCCGAACTGGATCTGGATACCGACGAAATTCGTGAACGGATTATGTATCTCGCGAAGTTCGAACGGATACACCAGGAAGAGGAGTCAGTATACTTGGCAGAGTAG
- a CDS encoding MarR family transcriptional regulator, translating to MLRRIELEVLATVDRGDTISELATKLDHSESYLSRAVADLVERGLVYTERDGRRKRVVPSDARVVELYRDLVRQHSHIEFPELLTGKALEVLYYLDQPRTVSEIADRSDNYRNTVNRVLKRFRDRGLVGTTDGRYDFNADFDRLHEFARELAHHLHRQRLEAVAPKGTILWEDYDEFLAQAETEIDAEAFHETGLARFAAFDLQFLLTGHRYYVYSEDLDVVSPAELCCHTLLIDDGSRHRSYCLLLLSHVDVDEADLREQAAKYGLEDEIDALLRYLETHGEVDDDRLPEWDEFQELAADYEVPLPK from the coding sequence GTGCTCCGGCGCATCGAACTCGAGGTCCTCGCCACGGTCGACCGCGGCGACACGATCTCCGAACTCGCGACGAAACTCGACCACAGCGAGAGCTACCTCTCTCGTGCCGTCGCTGACCTCGTTGAGAGAGGGCTCGTCTACACGGAACGCGATGGCCGGCGAAAACGAGTCGTCCCGTCGGATGCCCGCGTCGTCGAACTCTATCGGGACCTCGTCCGCCAGCACTCCCACATCGAGTTCCCCGAGTTGCTGACCGGGAAGGCACTCGAGGTGCTGTACTACCTTGACCAGCCGCGAACCGTCTCCGAGATCGCCGACCGGAGCGATAACTACCGCAACACGGTCAACCGCGTCCTCAAGCGGTTTCGCGACCGTGGGCTCGTCGGGACGACCGACGGCCGCTATGACTTCAATGCCGATTTCGACCGCCTCCACGAGTTCGCCCGTGAACTCGCACACCATCTGCATCGTCAACGCCTCGAAGCCGTTGCCCCGAAGGGCACGATTCTCTGGGAGGACTACGACGAATTCCTCGCCCAGGCCGAGACGGAAATCGACGCGGAGGCGTTCCACGAAACCGGCCTCGCTCGATTCGCGGCCTTCGACCTCCAGTTCCTGCTCACCGGCCACCGCTACTACGTCTACTCTGAGGACCTCGACGTAGTCTCGCCGGCGGAGCTCTGCTGTCACACCCTCTTGATCGACGACGGCAGCCGCCACCGCTCGTACTGTCTCCTCCTGCTCAGCCACGTCGACGTCGACGAGGCGGACCTCCGAGAGCAGGCGGCGAAGTATGGTCTCGAAGACGAAATCGACGCCCTGCTCCGCTACCTCGAGACGCACGGCGAGGTCGACGACGACCGGCTCCCGGAGTGGGACGAGTTCCAGGAGCTGGCGGCTGACTACGAGGTGCCACTACCAAAATGA
- a CDS encoding Cdc6/Cdc18 family protein, which produces MADNEESDGGGDSSITDQQLDDFDTNRGDSSASEISSATKEIQRSEPNDPANDPLFIREGDEDGSSTPIWADRDLLSIGTVPGPDRIVGRDTEIKSVAGEIRHLVHESQPNHVVIYGETGTGKSLVSRHVSDRLVDTATARNVPAASIYVECKKNNTETRVARTIARALSDKSGSGIEIPRVGLGSAEYYDYAYDIIDEYYDGLIVILDEIDMVDDAEGLLHELSRAREAGHTDAYIGIIAISNDIDFGQKLNARVQSSMRTTDFIFEPYQSDQIEQILEYRRDAFQDGVVQDGVITETADRSADEHGDARKAVDVLRIAGDIADDNDAEVVSADHVDKAVKRAEINRVKETIESTSPQSKLVLYTLGRLTGSNNRRFRTSGIYSQYETTCGDVGADPLSYDRVSQILSTLALMGISESHQIGGGHKQGVYLEHQLIKDKDVVMKAVVESDERLSELHNGTYEI; this is translated from the coding sequence ATGGCAGACAACGAGGAATCAGACGGAGGAGGTGACTCGTCTATCACGGACCAACAGCTGGATGATTTCGATACAAATAGGGGGGACAGTTCAGCTTCTGAAATTTCGTCGGCCACGAAAGAAATCCAGCGATCAGAACCGAACGACCCGGCAAATGACCCACTGTTCATTCGGGAGGGCGATGAAGACGGCTCCTCAACTCCAATCTGGGCGGATCGCGATCTACTTTCAATTGGAACCGTTCCTGGGCCGGACCGCATCGTCGGTCGAGACACCGAAATCAAGTCGGTTGCTGGAGAAATCCGTCACCTCGTCCACGAATCCCAACCTAACCACGTCGTTATTTACGGCGAAACCGGAACTGGCAAATCACTTGTCAGCCGGCACGTCTCCGACCGTCTTGTTGATACTGCCACTGCCCGTAACGTCCCTGCTGCAAGCATCTACGTTGAGTGCAAGAAGAATAATACCGAAACGCGAGTCGCCCGAACAATCGCTCGTGCCCTAAGCGACAAATCCGGTTCTGGCATAGAAATCCCTCGCGTCGGTTTAGGGTCTGCCGAATACTACGATTACGCCTACGACATCATCGACGAGTACTACGATGGGCTCATTGTCATCCTTGATGAGATCGACATGGTTGATGATGCTGAGGGGCTCCTCCATGAACTCTCGCGAGCCCGAGAAGCTGGCCATACTGATGCCTATATCGGAATCATCGCTATCAGCAACGACATCGACTTCGGACAGAAACTCAATGCACGCGTTCAGAGCTCGATGCGGACGACGGACTTCATCTTTGAACCATACCAGAGCGACCAAATCGAGCAGATCCTCGAGTATCGACGAGATGCATTCCAAGACGGTGTCGTACAAGACGGCGTCATAACCGAGACTGCTGACCGGTCGGCGGATGAACATGGTGATGCGAGGAAGGCAGTCGACGTTCTGCGGATTGCTGGTGACATCGCTGACGACAACGATGCAGAGGTCGTTAGTGCGGACCACGTCGATAAAGCCGTCAAGCGTGCAGAGATCAATCGAGTCAAGGAGACGATTGAAAGTACCTCACCGCAATCCAAACTCGTCCTCTACACTCTCGGTCGCTTGACTGGCTCGAACAACCGCCGTTTCCGTACCTCTGGTATCTACAGCCAATACGAGACGACCTGCGGTGACGTCGGCGCTGATCCCCTCTCGTATGATCGAGTGAGTCAGATTCTCAGCACGCTCGCGCTAATGGGAATCTCTGAGTCTCACCAGATCGGTGGCGGACACAAGCAGGGTGTCTATCTGGAACACCAGCTTATCAAGGACAAAGATGTAGTGATGAAGGCAGTTGTAGAGAGCGATGAACGGCTTTCAGAACTTCACAACGGAACCTACGAAATTTAA
- a CDS encoding type B DNA-directed DNA polymerase — translation MPFSIDFRDDGRVIGWEATPDGAVATEREDYSPRFYVASRAPDADIDLTRLRSVYDRHPDVVATDIVARRPGFRRDDENVLAVDVAHIDRITSLARQARQLSEYPVGDLACFNVDLSREFRYYLENDVDPTPTSDLSTLRLDVPLTETTGDAYTELAVGGETVTGPPVDILTTVQAALDNHDPDVLVCSMSEIVPTLYEMAASTGADNFSLSRTPEGDFQQLASRSTYASYGRVGHSPARYNVPGRAIIDRSNTFFFGETNIDGILDLVSRSRKPIQEAAWASIGNILTAIQICEAHERGVLVPWHSWRHEKFKSIGRLHDADRGGFIFAPEVGLHEDVHELDFSSLYPNIICTHNVSPDVIRCECHRDREDVPGLGYSICDDRGYLVDVLQPIIDARDEIKAAIRREQERDDPDKERLEELEGRSGALKWILVACFGYQGFNNAKYGRIECHEAINAFAREILLTAKQRLEAGGWRVVHGIVDSIWVTPDPDVADGERESLESLAAEITDTVEIRLEYEAEYEWVAFVPQRESDAGALTKYFGKVAGEDEFKIRGIEARQRSTPEFIEDVQRDCLEIIGRTYSPDAVINRLKRAISELHAGDVDPDRLVERNRVSKPVEAYTQYTQNVAALERARDQDLAVHPGQDVEYVVVDDEKASRERVALAHEETDQYDPSYYETQLVRAVESIISPLGWDRSDIRRRLAKTPTTKTTSF, via the coding sequence ATGCCGTTCAGTATCGATTTTCGGGACGACGGGCGCGTCATAGGGTGGGAGGCAACCCCCGACGGCGCCGTCGCGACCGAACGCGAAGACTACTCACCGCGCTTCTACGTCGCATCCCGCGCACCAGATGCCGATATCGACCTCACGAGACTCCGCAGCGTGTACGACCGGCACCCGGACGTCGTCGCGACCGATATCGTCGCCCGGCGGCCAGGCTTCCGTCGCGACGACGAGAACGTCCTTGCCGTCGACGTTGCCCACATCGATCGGATCACCTCGCTGGCTCGACAGGCACGCCAGCTGTCCGAGTACCCTGTGGGGGATCTCGCCTGCTTCAATGTCGATCTCTCGCGGGAGTTTCGGTACTATCTCGAGAACGATGTGGATCCGACGCCAACGAGCGATCTCTCGACGCTGCGACTCGACGTCCCACTCACAGAGACGACCGGCGATGCGTATACCGAACTTGCCGTCGGCGGCGAGACGGTCACGGGCCCGCCAGTAGACATTCTGACGACAGTCCAAGCTGCGCTTGACAACCACGATCCGGACGTCCTCGTCTGCTCAATGAGCGAGATCGTCCCGACCCTGTACGAGATGGCTGCCAGCACTGGCGCCGACAATTTCTCGCTGAGCCGGACCCCAGAGGGCGATTTCCAGCAGCTCGCGAGCCGCTCGACCTACGCGAGCTACGGCCGCGTCGGGCACTCGCCGGCGCGCTACAACGTGCCCGGAAGAGCGATCATCGACCGATCGAACACGTTCTTCTTTGGCGAGACCAACATCGACGGCATCCTCGACCTCGTCTCGCGGTCGCGCAAGCCGATACAGGAGGCAGCCTGGGCGTCGATCGGCAACATCCTCACAGCCATCCAGATCTGTGAAGCCCACGAACGCGGCGTCCTCGTCCCGTGGCACTCCTGGCGCCACGAGAAATTCAAATCGATAGGGAGGCTCCACGACGCCGACCGTGGCGGCTTCATTTTCGCACCCGAAGTCGGACTCCACGAGGATGTCCACGAACTCGATTTCTCGAGCCTTTATCCGAACATCATCTGCACGCACAACGTCTCGCCGGACGTGATTCGCTGCGAGTGCCATCGCGACCGCGAGGACGTCCCCGGACTCGGCTATTCGATCTGTGACGACCGGGGCTACCTCGTCGACGTCCTCCAGCCGATCATCGATGCGCGCGACGAGATCAAAGCCGCCATCCGTCGCGAACAAGAACGCGACGATCCCGACAAGGAACGTCTCGAAGAACTCGAAGGGCGGTCGGGGGCGCTGAAGTGGATCCTCGTCGCCTGCTTTGGATATCAAGGCTTTAACAACGCCAAATACGGGCGTATCGAGTGCCACGAGGCAATCAATGCGTTCGCGCGCGAAATCCTTTTGACGGCGAAGCAGCGACTGGAAGCTGGCGGCTGGCGTGTCGTCCACGGCATCGTCGACTCCATCTGGGTGACGCCAGATCCAGACGTTGCCGACGGCGAACGAGAATCACTGGAGTCGTTGGCCGCTGAAATTACTGACACCGTCGAGATCCGTCTCGAATATGAAGCCGAGTACGAGTGGGTAGCGTTCGTGCCCCAGCGCGAGAGCGACGCCGGCGCGTTGACGAAATATTTCGGGAAGGTTGCGGGCGAGGATGAGTTCAAGATACGCGGCATCGAAGCCCGACAACGGTCGACGCCCGAGTTCATCGAAGACGTCCAGCGCGACTGTCTCGAGATTATCGGACGAACGTACTCTCCGGATGCGGTTATCAATCGGTTGAAACGGGCGATTTCGGAGCTTCACGCTGGCGACGTCGATCCTGACCGACTTGTCGAACGGAACCGTGTTTCCAAGCCCGTCGAGGCGTACACGCAGTACACCCAGAACGTGGCGGCACTTGAGCGTGCTCGCGACCAGGACCTCGCTGTCCATCCCGGACAAGATGTCGAGTACGTGGTCGTCGACGACGAGAAAGCATCACGAGAGCGTGTCGCCCTTGCTCACGAAGAGACGGACCAGTATGATCCATCGTACTACGAGACGCAGCTGGTACGAGCTGTCGAGAGTATTATCTCACCTCTGGGATGGGATCGGTCGGATATTCGACGAAGGTTGGCAAAGACACCAACGACTAAGACTACCTCCTTCTGA
- a CDS encoding helix-turn-helix domain-containing protein has product MDATAAKIVLAVQRGDSINRIASKIDVSYSWVYDWIERLDDAEVIANTDNGIQIVDHEMRQQYAEMMAALYSRDTVSQKDAYVIPHFAGMEFAYTEIDAAYVWTHGGFQIARSHDDYPVFIDVHDRDVERWIAFFQQFGVDTTINERPNASDIDGNVHYVLFPKTGDIDAEWVDGNPVIPLDETVSQMMENRPAYEPALEIIANEYDRDIDASHHSTMSANEQR; this is encoded by the coding sequence ATGGACGCCACCGCTGCGAAAATTGTGTTAGCAGTCCAGCGTGGCGATTCTATCAACCGTATCGCGAGCAAGATCGACGTCTCGTACTCATGGGTGTACGACTGGATTGAGCGGTTAGATGACGCAGAAGTTATCGCTAATACCGATAATGGAATTCAGATCGTTGATCACGAGATGCGCCAGCAGTACGCCGAGATGATGGCTGCGTTGTACAGCCGCGATACCGTCTCTCAGAAAGATGCGTACGTCATTCCACACTTCGCCGGAATGGAGTTCGCGTACACAGAAATTGACGCGGCATACGTCTGGACACACGGCGGCTTCCAGATTGCGCGGAGCCACGACGACTATCCGGTGTTCATCGACGTGCATGACCGTGACGTCGAACGGTGGATTGCGTTCTTCCAGCAGTTTGGCGTCGACACGACAATCAACGAGCGCCCGAACGCCAGCGACATCGACGGGAACGTTCACTACGTGTTGTTCCCCAAGACCGGCGATATCGACGCCGAGTGGGTCGACGGCAACCCCGTCATCCCGTTGGACGAGACCGTCAGCCAGATGATGGAGAATCGGCCAGCGTACGAGCCCGCCTTGGAGATCATCGCCAACGAGTACGACAGGGACATCGATGCATCACATCACAGTACGATGAGTGCGAACGAACAGAGATGA
- a CDS encoding Cdc6/Cdc18 family protein, whose protein sequence is MIRDARVLRAGFVPREVEHRDAEVNHLSSVLEPITNGEPADTAIVTGPSGAGKTCISKFVTERLREEVLDVETTYVNCWRNYTRFRTLYQILDDLGATIDIHRQSTPHDELVDRLQQHDGPRTVVILDEVDQLEDPSVIYDLHSLPQFAIICIANKEEELFSRVDDRLVSRLRSSEHVRMDKYHDEQLYDILRARAKWGLDEDVITDDQLYRIADAAAGDARLAIGILRTAASTADRENQEQITDDILRDSADDARAQIKQRSLDSLTPHQRAVYDIVREHGPLGPSEIHDRYTEEVDDPRTKRTVRTYLSKMEQYNLVEAEGTSRDREYSLVDSAAASPMQ, encoded by the coding sequence ATGATCCGCGATGCTCGTGTTCTCCGTGCCGGGTTCGTTCCTCGGGAAGTTGAGCATCGCGACGCCGAAGTCAACCACCTCTCTAGCGTTCTCGAGCCCATCACGAACGGTGAACCCGCCGACACGGCCATCGTCACTGGACCCAGCGGCGCCGGCAAGACCTGCATCTCGAAGTTCGTCACCGAACGACTCCGGGAAGAGGTCCTCGATGTCGAGACTACCTACGTCAACTGCTGGCGCAACTACACGCGGTTCCGCACGCTCTACCAGATCCTCGACGACCTCGGCGCGACCATCGACATCCACCGGCAGTCGACGCCGCATGACGAACTCGTCGACCGCCTCCAGCAGCATGACGGCCCGCGGACCGTCGTCATTCTCGACGAGGTCGACCAGCTGGAGGACCCCAGCGTCATTTACGACCTCCACAGCCTCCCGCAGTTCGCGATCATCTGCATCGCGAACAAGGAAGAGGAGCTGTTCAGCCGCGTCGACGACCGCCTCGTGAGCCGGCTGCGCTCCAGCGAACACGTCCGGATGGACAAGTACCACGACGAGCAGCTGTACGACATTCTGCGTGCTCGGGCAAAGTGGGGCCTTGACGAGGACGTCATCACCGACGACCAGCTTTACCGAATCGCCGACGCGGCCGCCGGCGACGCCCGTCTCGCAATCGGCATCCTCCGGACGGCAGCCAGCACGGCCGACCGCGAAAATCAAGAACAGATTACTGACGACATCCTCCGCGACTCGGCTGACGACGCCCGTGCTCAGATTAAACAGCGAAGTCTCGATTCGCTCACGCCCCATCAGCGGGCTGTCTACGACATCGTTCGTGAGCACGGTCCGCTCGGACCAAGCGAGATTCACGACCGCTACACAGAGGAGGTCGATGATCCCCGGACGAAACGGACCGTCCGGACGTACCTCTCGAAAATGGAGCAATACAACCTCGTCGAGGCGGAGGGAACAAGTCGAGACCGAGAGTACTCGCTCGTTGACTCGGCAGCTGCATCGCCGATGCAGTAA